A section of the Terriglobia bacterium genome encodes:
- a CDS encoding DUF1003 domain-containing protein, producing the protein MATDASALAEVPMFSLLDHDERATLGELLDQQRFAKGDTIFSFGDAGECLYLVRSGRVEVFVENFQGDKILLGENEPGDIFGEISLLDGGPRTATAVAIEDTDCLALDREKLLEFVTRHPHAALDLLTVMGRRLRATDELLRTHVTRNLNEEEEERLTFGERIADRVASFGGSWTFIISFGLVLLAWMGVNLYMATHSFDPYPFILLNLVLSALASVQAPVIMMSQNRQAAKDRLKADLDYEINLKAELEVAQLHNKMDRLYEQMQAHFAIHERRTSANSVGSTST; encoded by the coding sequence ATGGCAACCGACGCTTCCGCTCTAGCTGAAGTCCCGATGTTTTCCCTGCTCGATCACGACGAACGCGCCACCCTGGGCGAGCTCCTCGACCAGCAACGCTTCGCCAAGGGCGACACCATTTTTTCCTTCGGCGATGCCGGCGAATGCCTCTATCTGGTCCGCTCCGGCCGCGTCGAAGTCTTCGTCGAGAACTTCCAGGGCGACAAGATCCTTCTGGGCGAAAACGAGCCCGGCGACATCTTCGGCGAGATCTCCTTGCTCGACGGCGGTCCCAGGACCGCCACCGCCGTCGCCATCGAGGACACCGATTGCCTCGCCCTCGACCGCGAGAAGCTGCTCGAATTCGTGACTCGCCACCCCCACGCCGCCCTCGACCTGCTCACCGTTATGGGACGCCGCCTGCGCGCCACCGACGAGCTCCTGCGCACCCACGTCACCCGCAATCTGAATGAGGAAGAAGAGGAGCGCCTCACCTTCGGTGAGCGCATCGCAGATCGCGTCGCCAGCTTCGGCGGCTCATGGACTTTCATCATCTCCTTCGGTCTCGTGCTGCTCGCCTGGATGGGCGTCAACCTTTACATGGCCACCCACTCCTTTGATCCTTATCCCTTCATCCTGCTGAACCTGGTGCTTTCCGCTCTCGCTTCCGTCCAGGCGCCGGTCATCATGATGAGCCAGAACCGCCAGGCCGCAAAAGATCGCCTCAAGGCCGACCTCGACTACGAGATCAACCTCAAGGCCGAGCTCGAGGTCGCCCAGCTCCACAACAAGATGGACCGCCTCTACGAGCAGATGCAGGCCCATTTCGCCATCCACGAGAGACGGACCTCCGCCAACTCCGTGGGCTCGACCTCTACCTAG
- a CDS encoding PEP-CTERM sorting domain-containing protein (PEP-CTERM proteins occur, often in large numbers, in the proteomes of bacteria that also encode an exosortase, a predicted intramembrane cysteine proteinase. The presence of a PEP-CTERM domain at a protein's C-terminus predicts cleavage within the sorting domain, followed by covalent anchoring to some some component of the (usually Gram-negative) cell surface. Many PEP-CTERM proteins exhibit an unusual sequence composition that includes large numbers of potential glycosylation sites. Expression of one such protein has been shown restore the ability of a bacterium to form floc, a type of biofilm.) produces the protein MKRFFSLGLFLALLVAAPAVADTVKLVGVGGANQGGVYVAPYFLKVNNSALLNVMCDDYLHDVTIGESWTATIVPFSDISSGRFWDPADPATSLHEYEMAFWLFDEWQSHPSQAGNINFALWAIFDPAVIGHSGWTIGPNAQLNSASSWLYAAEHFNGSFDYSSFYLVVPTDLSQTGPQEYIGRTPEPAALALVGTGFVALGFLRRRFIGG, from the coding sequence ATGAAACGTTTCTTCTCTCTCGGATTGTTTCTGGCTCTCCTGGTAGCAGCGCCCGCCGTCGCCGACACGGTCAAGTTAGTCGGCGTTGGCGGTGCGAATCAGGGCGGAGTCTATGTCGCCCCGTATTTCCTCAAGGTCAACAACAGCGCGCTTCTCAACGTCATGTGCGACGACTATCTCCACGACGTCACCATCGGTGAGTCGTGGACCGCCACCATCGTTCCCTTCAGCGATATTTCCAGCGGGCGCTTCTGGGACCCCGCTGATCCTGCGACCTCGCTGCACGAGTACGAGATGGCGTTCTGGCTCTTTGACGAGTGGCAGAGCCATCCCTCGCAGGCTGGCAACATCAACTTCGCCCTCTGGGCCATCTTTGATCCTGCCGTGATCGGCCATTCCGGCTGGACCATCGGCCCCAATGCGCAATTGAACAGCGCTTCGTCCTGGCTCTATGCCGCCGAGCATTTCAACGGATCCTTCGACTATTCGAGCTTTTATCTTGTCGTTCCCACCGACCTCTCCCAAACCGGACCCCAGGAATACATCGGGCGCACGCCCGAGCCTGCGGCCCTGGCCCTGGTCGGTACTGGTTTCGTGGCTCTCGGCTTCTTGCGCCGCCGCTTCATTGGCGGCTAG
- the mnmE gene encoding tRNA uridine-5-carboxymethylaminomethyl(34) synthesis GTPase MnmE codes for MHPDDTIVAISTPPGRGGIGVVRLSGPEARSIASPLLRLKHDLEPNRAIFGELIEPSTAERIDEVVVTFFEKPHSYTTDDVLEISAHGSPVVLRHIIELCLARGARLAEPGEFTLRAFLNARLDLTQAEAVRDLIESQTLYQAKVAAQQLEGALSRRLQPLKQELINLIAVMEAGIDFAEDDVAVLPWDDISRRIAALRVPLEKLAGSFAYGKVVHEGLTLAIVGRPNVGKSSLFNRLVERERAIVTATPGTTRDLVSETVSLGGIPVRLVDTAGLRAAHDEVESIGIQKTYEAAADADLILVVLDVSQHTSDDDALIARFQDRRAIVVENKCDLLSTEYRVLSTENVRTSAISGEGIDLLREEILKRVGSDGAARESGFLTSVRHQQLVRDSISALDAAAQSTANRVPHEMILLDLYNALRALDTITGQTTADDILNLIFSSFCIGK; via the coding sequence TTGCACCCCGACGACACCATCGTCGCCATCTCCACTCCGCCCGGGCGCGGCGGCATCGGCGTCGTCCGCCTTTCCGGCCCCGAGGCTCGCTCCATCGCTTCCCCGCTCCTCCGCCTCAAGCACGACCTGGAGCCGAACCGCGCCATCTTCGGCGAGCTGATCGAGCCCTCCACCGCCGAGCGCATTGACGAGGTCGTCGTCACCTTCTTTGAGAAGCCGCACTCCTACACCACCGACGACGTGCTCGAGATCTCCGCCCACGGCTCGCCTGTGGTCCTGCGCCACATCATCGAACTCTGTCTCGCCCGCGGCGCGCGCCTCGCCGAGCCCGGCGAGTTCACCCTGCGCGCCTTCCTCAATGCACGCCTCGACCTCACCCAGGCTGAAGCCGTCCGCGACCTCATCGAATCCCAGACCCTCTACCAGGCCAAGGTTGCCGCCCAGCAGCTCGAAGGCGCGCTCTCCAGGCGCCTCCAGCCCCTCAAGCAGGAGCTGATCAACCTCATCGCCGTCATGGAAGCCGGCATCGACTTCGCCGAAGACGATGTCGCCGTTCTACCCTGGGACGACATTTCCCGCCGCATCGCCGCCCTCCGCGTGCCACTGGAGAAGCTGGCCGGATCTTTTGCTTATGGCAAGGTAGTGCATGAAGGGCTGACATTGGCCATCGTGGGCCGGCCCAATGTCGGCAAATCGTCTTTATTCAATCGGCTGGTGGAGCGCGAGCGCGCCATCGTGACCGCCACCCCAGGCACCACCCGCGACCTGGTCAGCGAAACCGTCTCGCTGGGCGGCATCCCCGTCCGCCTGGTGGACACCGCCGGCCTCCGCGCCGCCCACGACGAGGTTGAATCCATCGGCATCCAGAAAACCTATGAAGCTGCCGCCGACGCCGACCTCATCCTCGTCGTCCTCGACGTGTCGCAGCACACCAGCGACGACGACGCTCTCATCGCCCGGTTTCAGGATCGCCGTGCAATAGTTGTCGAGAACAAATGTGACTTACTGAGTACCGAGTACCGAGTACTGAGTACCGAGAATGTGCGCACATCCGCGATCTCGGGTGAAGGCATCGATCTTCTGCGGGAGGAGATCCTCAAGAGAGTTGGCAGTGATGGCGCAGCGCGCGAATCCGGCTTCCTCACCAGCGTCCGCCACCAGCAGCTGGTGCGCGACTCCATCTCCGCCCTCGACGCTGCTGCGCAGTCCACCGCCAACCGCGTCCCCCACGAGATGATCCTGCTCGACCTCTACAACGCCCTGCGCGCCCTCGACACCATCACCGGCCAGACCACTGCCGACGACATCCTCAACCTCATCTTCAGCAGCTTCTGCATCGGGAAATGA